A DNA window from Undibacterium sp. YM2 contains the following coding sequences:
- a CDS encoding TIGR01777 family oxidoreductase: MNTHLLALQLMAAQGLLGAFDTLYHHELTEALPQRASARKELGIHATRALIYSLLFVGLSAWAWQGVWAIVLLLVFGVEIVLTLWDFVIEDQTRLLPATERVTHTVLAINGGAFITLLILNTPEWFAAPTQMLWQPQGWLSVFLALCGVGVGLSGIRDGLAALRLGKLANKDKQASTIHFSDQSEQVLVTGATGFIGSLLVKALLADGQQVTILSRNPKQASWKFDGRIRVIASMQELPVNQHIDVIINLAGARILGWRWSEKRKAELRHSRTGLTKEIIAWISRAKSKPRLLLAASAIGYYGIQAIGDDRELTESAAPQSIFMSELCQEWEQANQAATTYGIKVARMRFGVVLGQQGALGMMLLPIKLGLGGALGSGKQWQSWIHVHDVLRGIAHLWQHEASLPPDRAYNFTAPEVVTQKQFSTIAASVLHRPSFFPTPGWPMRLMLGEQADLLLEGQRVVPAKLLEDGFVFDYPDLRSAISNLA, translated from the coding sequence ATGAACACCCACCTGCTTGCCCTGCAATTAATGGCCGCACAAGGCTTGCTCGGCGCTTTCGATACACTGTATCACCATGAACTGACCGAGGCCTTGCCACAACGCGCCAGCGCCCGCAAAGAGCTGGGCATACATGCGACCCGCGCGCTTATCTACAGTTTGCTCTTCGTTGGTTTGTCAGCGTGGGCCTGGCAAGGTGTCTGGGCCATCGTGTTGTTGCTGGTGTTTGGCGTCGAGATCGTTTTAACCTTGTGGGACTTTGTGATTGAAGACCAGACCCGACTTTTGCCAGCCACTGAACGCGTGACGCATACCGTACTCGCCATCAATGGTGGTGCCTTTATCACCTTGTTGATCTTGAATACACCTGAGTGGTTTGCGGCTCCTACACAAATGCTATGGCAGCCACAGGGCTGGCTCAGTGTATTTCTGGCCTTATGTGGAGTGGGCGTTGGCCTCTCGGGCATACGTGATGGGCTAGCGGCACTGCGACTGGGTAAACTGGCAAACAAGGATAAACAGGCATCCACTATCCATTTCAGCGACCAATCAGAACAGGTTCTGGTCACTGGTGCCACCGGTTTTATCGGCAGCTTGCTGGTCAAAGCCTTGCTGGCGGATGGACAGCAAGTGACGATACTCAGCCGCAATCCCAAACAGGCAAGCTGGAAATTTGACGGCAGAATCAGGGTCATTGCATCCATGCAGGAATTACCAGTAAATCAACACATCGATGTCATCATCAACCTGGCCGGTGCACGCATACTGGGCTGGCGCTGGTCAGAAAAACGCAAGGCAGAATTGCGTCATAGCCGCACCGGCCTGACGAAAGAAATTATTGCATGGATAAGTCGTGCAAAAAGCAAACCCAGGCTCTTGCTGGCAGCCTCAGCCATAGGTTATTACGGCATACAGGCAATAGGCGATGACAGAGAATTGACAGAAAGCGCAGCACCACAATCCATCTTCATGTCAGAACTGTGCCAGGAATGGGAGCAAGCTAACCAGGCCGCCACTACTTACGGCATCAAAGTAGCCAGGATGCGCTTCGGCGTTGTACTGGGACAGCAAGGTGCACTGGGTATGATGCTGCTGCCCATCAAGTTGGGTCTGGGTGGCGCGCTGGGTAGCGGCAAACAATGGCAATCGTGGATACACGTACACGATGTATTGCGCGGCATTGCCCACCTGTGGCAGCATGAAGCCAGCCTGCCGCCGGACAGAGCTTATAATTTTACTGCACCTGAAGTAGTCACGCAAAAACAGTTCAGCACTATCGCCGCCAGTGTCTTGCATCGCCCCAGCTTTTTCCCTACCCCGGGCTGGCCTATGCGCCTGATGCTGGGTGAGCAAGCTGATTTATTACTGGAAGGCCAGCGCGTCGTGCCAGCAAAATTATTGGAAGACGGTTTTGTTTTTGATTATCCGGATTTGCGTAGTGCAATCAGCAATCTGGCTTGA
- a CDS encoding NIPSNAP family protein produces the protein MTRLVEIRTYRLKPGVAEAFHHAVHTVAVPMLKSRNMDVVAYGHSDHEEATYYLIRSYASRAALEAEQDAFYGSSEWKNGPRAELVDRIETYMNTLIWLSEDAIISMRELNKA, from the coding sequence ATGACCCGCTTGGTCGAAATCCGCACTTATCGTCTCAAACCCGGCGTTGCCGAGGCCTTCCATCATGCCGTGCATACCGTTGCTGTGCCCATGCTGAAAAGCAGGAATATGGATGTAGTCGCCTATGGGCATTCTGATCATGAAGAAGCGACTTATTACCTGATACGTTCTTATGCCAGCCGCGCAGCTTTGGAAGCAGAGCAAGATGCCTTCTATGGTTCCAGCGAATGGAAAAATGGCCCCAGGGCAGAGTTGGTCGATCGCATCGAGACGTATATGAATACTCTGATCTGGTTGTCAGAAGACGCTATCATTAGCATGCGCGAGTTGAACAAAGCGTAG
- the pal gene encoding peptidoglycan-associated lipoprotein Pal, translated as MRAINTINSAAGLVAVAVLLAACSSPVKVAEQPTQQPATTTKPPVTDTRSVTAVKTEIDPLNDPNSPLAKRSVYFDFDQYVVKTEYSGTVNAHSKYLSANNGKKILIQGNTDERGGREYNLALGQKRAEAVRKSLSLLGVPEAQMEAVSLGKEKPKATGSDEAAWAENRRADIIYSGK; from the coding sequence ATGCGTGCAATTAACACAATCAATAGCGCTGCCGGGTTGGTAGCAGTAGCAGTTTTATTGGCAGCTTGCAGTTCGCCAGTAAAAGTGGCTGAACAACCAACACAACAACCTGCAACAACGACTAAGCCTCCGGTTACTGATACACGTAGTGTCACGGCAGTAAAAACTGAAATAGATCCGTTGAATGATCCAAACAGCCCATTGGCAAAACGCAGCGTCTATTTTGATTTCGACCAATATGTAGTCAAAACTGAATACAGTGGTACGGTTAACGCTCACTCTAAATATCTGAGCGCCAACAATGGCAAAAAAATCCTGATTCAGGGTAATACCGACGAACGTGGTGGCCGTGAATACAACCTGGCGCTGGGCCAGAAACGTGCTGAAGCCGTGCGCAAGTCCCTGTCCCTGCTGGGAGTGCCTGAAGCGCAAATGGAGGCAGTCTCCCTGGGTAAAGAAAAACCAAAAGCCACAGGTAGCGATGAAGCTGCATGGGCAGAAAACCGCCGTGCAGATATTATCTACTCCGGTAAGTAA
- a CDS encoding serine hydrolase produces the protein MLKPKLLVVLMLYCGSLSAMQLSSQNAIVVDERNGQVLLEKNSDVVVPIASLTKLMTAMVLLDSKANMDEKISIEEEDKDQLKHSRSHVPIGSSLTRREALQLALMSSDNRAAAALSRTYPGGQGAFMVAVKSKLVALGMGHTVIREATGLSPENTSTAADLVKMAQAASRYPEIADITTDSEDSVTLKNGLSREFHNTNRLIGKKGWDILLSKTGFTNEAGACLIMRVKLAGKKATMILLNARAGSARWTDALNIGKLLGYKEEIKAKISRRHRHHR, from the coding sequence ATGTTGAAGCCCAAGCTGTTAGTTGTTCTGATGTTGTACTGCGGCAGCCTGTCTGCCATGCAATTAAGTTCTCAAAATGCCATTGTTGTTGATGAGCGCAATGGCCAGGTTTTGCTGGAAAAAAATTCCGATGTGGTCGTACCCATTGCTTCGCTGACCAAGCTCATGACAGCCATGGTGCTGCTCGACAGCAAGGCGAACATGGATGAGAAAATCTCCATAGAAGAAGAGGATAAAGACCAGCTCAAGCATAGCCGCTCCCATGTTCCTATAGGTTCAAGCCTGACGCGCCGGGAGGCCTTGCAACTGGCACTGATGTCTTCTGATAACCGTGCCGCCGCTGCACTGTCCCGCACTTATCCTGGTGGTCAGGGTGCCTTCATGGTCGCGGTCAAATCCAAATTGGTCGCTCTGGGTATGGGGCACACCGTCATTCGCGAAGCGACAGGCTTGTCGCCAGAAAATACTTCGACAGCTGCTGACCTGGTGAAGATGGCGCAGGCTGCATCACGTTATCCGGAAATTGCCGACATCACGACCGACAGTGAAGACAGTGTCACCTTGAAGAATGGGCTCAGCCGTGAATTCCATAACACTAATCGCCTGATCGGTAAAAAAGGCTGGGATATCCTGCTATCAAAAACCGGCTTCACCAATGAAGCCGGTGCCTGTCTGATCATGCGAGTCAAATTGGCAGGCAAAAAAGCCACCATGATTTTGTTGAATGCACGGGCTGGTTCGGCGCGCTGGACTGATGCATTGAATATAGGCAAATTGTTGGGCTATAAAGAAGAAATCAAGGCAAAGATAAGCCGAAGACACAGGCATCATCGCTGA
- a CDS encoding DUF4166 domain-containing protein: MNPDSKPIPSEGELFRKILGKEWLKLHPDIQTRFAKNPEPDKPLYYTGQLSELSCSRIGKLLGHLTKPMIAGALIPYTDHDFPVDIMVYSKPDCPSIFKQRIYRLHNRPPIQFTSYMQESEKGEVLEYVGMGLGMKLVLHVHEGNLYFTSDGYFWDVLGYRMPIPGIFTPGKTYLCHRNDNPEQFNIRIEIKHALFGRTFTQVGVFKEIHPEAAS, encoded by the coding sequence ATGAATCCAGATAGCAAGCCCATCCCATCCGAAGGTGAATTATTCAGGAAAATCCTGGGCAAGGAATGGTTGAAACTGCACCCGGATATCCAGACCAGGTTCGCCAAGAACCCTGAACCGGACAAGCCACTGTACTACACTGGCCAGCTCAGTGAACTGAGCTGTTCAAGAATAGGCAAACTCCTGGGTCACCTGACCAAACCGATGATCGCCGGGGCCTTGATCCCTTACACTGATCATGATTTTCCTGTCGATATCATGGTGTATTCCAAACCAGATTGTCCTTCCATTTTCAAGCAGAGGATATACCGTCTGCACAACAGGCCACCGATACAATTCACATCCTACATGCAGGAAAGTGAGAAAGGCGAAGTGCTCGAATATGTAGGCATGGGCCTCGGTATGAAACTGGTCTTGCATGTACATGAAGGCAATCTCTACTTCACCAGCGATGGTTACTTCTGGGATGTACTGGGCTACCGCATGCCCATACCCGGTATTTTTACGCCGGGCAAAACTTATCTCTGTCATCGCAATGACAATCCTGAGCAATTCAATATACGCATAGAAATCAAACACGCCTTGTTTGGCCGAACCTTTACCCAGGTCGGCGTTTTCAAGGAAATTCATCCTGAGGCTGCATCATGA
- a CDS encoding cell division protein — MLQKQSSLRKWLILWLYAAAFTHLLIGILLPWISATGLVEVYHQLIESHFWPQAAPDAARNMQVWWMSLFGATVQTVGLWMGALIYLGNQHRSRFAWLWLMIGILVWAPQDMLISMQANMLINVWIDAFAVLSMIPPYSSYGKWTQRILKIQKEVHESR, encoded by the coding sequence ATGCTACAAAAACAATCCTCATTACGCAAATGGCTGATACTCTGGCTGTATGCCGCAGCTTTCACTCATTTGCTGATCGGCATTTTGTTACCCTGGATCAGTGCCACTGGCCTGGTCGAGGTTTATCACCAGCTCATAGAAAGCCATTTCTGGCCACAGGCTGCGCCAGATGCGGCGCGCAATATGCAAGTCTGGTGGATGAGTCTGTTTGGCGCTACCGTGCAAACTGTGGGCTTGTGGATGGGCGCGCTGATTTACCTGGGTAACCAGCATCGTAGCCGCTTTGCCTGGCTATGGCTGATGATAGGCATACTGGTATGGGCTCCGCAGGATATGTTGATTTCCATGCAGGCGAATATGCTAATTAATGTATGGATAGATGCATTCGCGGTGCTAAGCATGATCCCCCCTTATTCATCTTATGGAAAATGGACTCAAAGAATACTGAAAATACAGAAAGAAGTGCATGAATCCAGATAG
- a CDS encoding helix-turn-helix domain-containing protein — protein MSRLPKVNQVKSLGMASDFDTDLCPVRNVLDHISTKWTPLILLTLQAGPLRFSQLHKQVPDISKRMLTQSLRDLERDGLLSRKVFPTKPPSVEYELTPLGISVMLPLGALVEWADKNFEQIKLSRQTFDQENGAA, from the coding sequence GTGTCCAGGTTACCAAAAGTGAACCAGGTTAAAAGCTTGGGGATGGCATCGGATTTTGATACGGACTTGTGCCCGGTCAGGAATGTGCTCGACCATATCAGCACCAAATGGACGCCGCTGATCTTGCTGACGCTGCAAGCAGGCCCTCTGCGCTTTAGTCAGTTGCATAAGCAGGTGCCTGACATTTCCAAGCGCATGCTGACACAGTCTTTGCGCGATTTGGAAAGGGACGGTTTACTGAGCCGGAAAGTGTTCCCAACCAAACCACCCAGCGTGGAATATGAATTGACCCCGCTAGGTATCTCGGTCATGCTGCCTTTGGGCGCCCTGGTAGAGTGGGCAGACAAGAATTTTGAACAAATCAAATTATCGAGGCAGACCTTTGATCAAGAGAATGGAGCTGCGTAA
- a CDS encoding ATP-binding protein, whose protein sequence is MKSLRLQMMLLFGIAILAAAALQFASSLHAAIGEANKLFDYHMQQMALALQDGDFDQVDWHNLPGTEIDDFDFVVQVWSEDGARVYQSRQHRSLPKQAALGYSTVTLENGDWRVYAAEENKRVIQVAQKMGSRRDRAISFALSTLWPVIPVSLLLFCAVWWGINSVLAPLNRIGSELANRNANSTDPVSSDGVPKEVSLLVTELNSLLSRMGLAIQSQQRFVADAAHELRSPITALRLQVQNLGRVKDENSHEQAINRLLGGVDRASRLVEQLLALARQDPTSQASLSFQNVTLNTCIEQAVSDVMPFAQSRKIAINAEMPELLELQGDSESLRIMIRNLLDNAVRYIQDEGRVQISLSRDKDGVRLGIQDTGDGIAPEERERIFDRFYRVAGTNKSGSGLGLAIAKAIADRHHATISLTDAALGGLEVIILFPATHTLPG, encoded by the coding sequence ATGAAGTCTTTGCGCCTGCAAATGATGCTCTTGTTTGGCATCGCCATTCTGGCCGCCGCAGCCCTGCAGTTTGCCAGTTCGCTGCATGCGGCCATTGGTGAAGCCAACAAACTGTTTGATTACCACATGCAGCAAATGGCACTGGCCTTGCAGGATGGTGATTTTGACCAGGTTGATTGGCATAATTTGCCAGGTACTGAGATTGATGATTTTGATTTTGTCGTCCAGGTCTGGTCAGAAGATGGTGCCAGGGTTTACCAGTCACGCCAGCACCGCAGCCTGCCCAAGCAAGCTGCGCTAGGCTATTCAACAGTGACGCTGGAAAACGGCGACTGGCGTGTGTATGCTGCAGAAGAAAACAAGCGCGTCATCCAGGTTGCGCAAAAAATGGGTTCACGCAGGGACAGGGCGATATCCTTTGCACTGAGTACCTTGTGGCCGGTGATACCGGTTTCTTTGCTCCTGTTTTGCGCAGTCTGGTGGGGCATCAACTCTGTGCTGGCACCTCTTAATCGCATAGGTAGCGAGCTGGCCAACCGCAATGCCAATTCGACTGATCCGGTGTCGTCAGACGGCGTGCCAAAAGAAGTTTCCCTGCTGGTGACGGAATTGAATTCGCTGCTGAGTCGCATGGGTCTGGCGATACAATCACAACAGCGTTTTGTGGCAGATGCCGCGCATGAGCTCAGGTCGCCCATCACCGCCTTGCGTTTGCAAGTACAAAATCTGGGCAGGGTCAAGGATGAAAACAGTCATGAACAAGCCATCAATCGCCTGCTGGGTGGTGTCGATAGAGCTTCACGACTGGTAGAACAATTGCTGGCGCTGGCCAGGCAAGACCCGACTTCACAAGCCAGCCTGAGCTTCCAAAACGTCACGCTGAATACCTGTATAGAACAGGCAGTCAGCGATGTCATGCCCTTTGCGCAATCCAGAAAAATAGCTATCAATGCAGAAATGCCTGAACTGCTTGAACTGCAAGGTGATAGCGAAAGTCTGCGCATCATGATACGCAACCTGCTCGACAATGCCGTGCGCTATATACAGGACGAGGGCAGGGTACAGATCAGTCTCAGCCGCGACAAAGATGGTGTGCGGCTCGGTATACAGGATACTGGCGACGGCATCGCGCCAGAAGAACGTGAACGTATCTTTGACCGCTTTTATCGCGTTGCAGGGACGAATAAAAGCGGCAGCGGACTGGGTCTGGCCATCGCCAAGGCGATTGCTGACCGCCACCATGCCACTATCAGCCTGACGGATGCCGCCCTGGGCGGGCTGGAAGTAATCATCCTGTTTCCTGCTACTCATACCCTGCCTGGCTGA
- a CDS encoding response regulator, protein MKVLLVEDDPMIGENIQIALESEANLVDWLSNGEAAEAALQFHSYDVLLLDLSLPQRDGMDVLKALRKRGDTLPVLVMTARDAVPDRVRGLHAGADDYLVKPFDLDELIARMHALVRRSHGRTDTSYVCGDVVVNTTTRQVFSGTEQVILSSREWTILDALVARPGAILSRSRLEDQLFGATSEIESNAVEVYIHGLRKKLGQKFIVNVRGVGYMVEKSA, encoded by the coding sequence ATGAAAGTCCTGCTCGTCGAAGACGACCCCATGATAGGTGAAAACATACAGATTGCCCTGGAAAGCGAAGCCAATCTGGTCGATTGGCTCAGCAACGGTGAAGCCGCCGAGGCTGCCCTACAATTCCATAGCTATGATGTGTTATTGCTGGACCTGAGCCTGCCACAGCGCGATGGCATGGACGTTTTAAAAGCCTTGCGCAAGCGCGGTGATACCTTGCCCGTGCTGGTCATGACCGCGCGCGACGCCGTGCCTGACCGCGTACGCGGCCTGCATGCAGGTGCAGACGATTACCTCGTCAAACCTTTTGATCTGGATGAGTTGATCGCCCGCATGCATGCCCTGGTAAGGCGTTCGCATGGGCGTACTGATACTTCTTATGTATGCGGCGACGTCGTCGTTAATACCACGACGCGGCAAGTATTTAGTGGTACAGAGCAGGTCATACTGTCTTCGCGTGAATGGACAATACTTGATGCTCTGGTAGCACGGCCTGGTGCCATACTGTCGCGCAGCCGTCTGGAGGACCAGTTATTCGGTGCCACTTCAGAGATAGAAAGCAATGCGGTTGAAGTGTATATCCACGGCTTGCGGAAAAAGCTGGGACAAAAATTCATCGTCAATGTGCGTGGCGTCGGCTATATGGTAGAGAAAAGCGCATGA
- a CDS encoding nuclear transport factor 2 family protein, which translates to MKKQLHKFKKNLISGAMITLAFTTLSVVLPSSSHAQEPVAGVENPDLLFTSSDPKLHANKQVVYHIVKDLLEAGHWELADKYLSKRYLQHNPNAASGLDGVVRYFVEVRKVQATPIPEKMTKPVVAVIAEGDLVTVMYPLPVRDKTTNKLLYTTTWFDTWRIVDGKADEHWDSALKN; encoded by the coding sequence ATGAAAAAACAGTTGCACAAATTCAAGAAAAACCTGATTTCGGGCGCAATGATCACGCTTGCGTTCACGACATTGTCTGTCGTTTTGCCATCTAGCAGTCATGCGCAGGAGCCAGTTGCCGGGGTTGAAAACCCTGACCTGCTGTTCACCAGCAGCGATCCAAAGCTGCATGCCAACAAGCAGGTGGTCTATCACATTGTGAAAGACTTGCTGGAGGCGGGCCATTGGGAGCTGGCAGACAAGTATCTGTCCAAACGCTACCTGCAACACAACCCGAACGCAGCGTCCGGCCTCGATGGCGTGGTCAGGTATTTTGTCGAAGTCAGAAAAGTCCAGGCCACACCCATACCGGAAAAGATGACGAAACCCGTGGTTGCAGTCATCGCCGAAGGTGACCTGGTAACAGTCATGTATCCCTTGCCAGTCAGGGACAAGACCACCAACAAGCTTTTATACACCACCACCTGGTTTGATACCTGGCGGATAGTGGATGGAAAAGCAGATGAACACTGGGATTCTGCACTTAAAAATTGA